A single genomic interval of Rhizobium leguminosarum bv. trifolii WSM1325 harbors:
- a CDS encoding Xaa-Pro aminopeptidase (PFAM: peptidase M24; creatinase~KEGG: ret:RHE_CH02827 aminopeptidase P protein), with product MAGIPLTGFVSIIRVSSMFQSFEVTSTPQFGRDRVSALRAGFDSLGIDAFLVPRADEFNGEYVPACSERLAWLTGFTGSAGIALILRTQAIVFVDGRYVTQLAEQVDGSVFSGGDLVNEPPHLWLAGNGAKGLRLGIDPWLHAGAEVRRLEKALSQIGGTLIFLPHNPLDRLWADRPAEPLGAVNIQNVAQAGVLAREKIATIAADLSKKNLAAVLIADPSSVAWTFNIRGADVPHTPHPLARAIIHADGRAEIFLDKRKTGIEPEAYLAQICTQLPPSVLEEKLAAVSRDGGRVLIDPDIAAYALAEIIRKAGGEVVEGADPAKLPRAVKNDVEINGSAAAHLQDGAAMVEFLYWLSQTKPGTVSEITAAEHLEAARARVGQSVQNPLKDISFDTISGAGEHAAIMHYRVTTETNRMIEAGELFLIDSGAQYINGTTDITRTVGIGRVSEEHRRFFTLVLKGMIEISTARFPKGTRGCDLDPLARIALWRAGADFAHGTGHGVGSYLSVHEGPQRISRLSTQELLPGMILSNEPGYYRPGSFGIRIENLIYVRGAEEIEGGDAPMLGFETLTFCPIDRSLVIPELLTHDELHWFNDYHRRTCEALMPLIHDHDVRAWLENATLPLEY from the coding sequence ATGGCCGGCATTCCATTAACCGGATTCGTCTCAATCATTCGGGTTTCCAGCATGTTCCAGTCTTTCGAGGTTACCTCCACGCCGCAATTCGGCAGGGATCGTGTATCGGCGCTGCGCGCCGGTTTCGATTCGCTCGGCATCGACGCCTTCCTCGTGCCGCGCGCCGATGAATTCAACGGCGAATATGTTCCCGCATGTTCAGAGCGCTTGGCATGGCTGACGGGCTTTACCGGCTCGGCCGGCATTGCGCTGATCCTGCGCACGCAGGCGATCGTCTTCGTCGACGGACGCTATGTGACGCAGCTTGCCGAACAGGTCGACGGTTCGGTCTTTTCGGGCGGCGATCTCGTCAACGAGCCGCCACATCTCTGGCTTGCCGGAAACGGAGCCAAGGGGCTGCGGCTCGGCATTGACCCCTGGCTGCACGCAGGGGCTGAGGTGCGCCGTCTGGAAAAAGCGCTGTCGCAGATCGGCGGAACGCTGATATTCCTGCCGCACAATCCGCTCGACAGGCTTTGGGCTGACCGACCGGCCGAGCCGCTCGGCGCGGTCAACATCCAGAACGTGGCGCAGGCCGGCGTGCTGGCGAGAGAGAAGATCGCGACGATCGCCGCTGATCTTTCGAAGAAGAACCTTGCGGCGGTGCTGATCGCCGATCCCTCTTCGGTCGCCTGGACCTTCAATATCCGCGGCGCCGACGTGCCGCATACGCCGCATCCGCTGGCGCGTGCCATCATCCATGCCGACGGGCGGGCCGAGATCTTCCTCGACAAGCGCAAGACCGGCATCGAGCCGGAGGCCTATCTCGCGCAGATTTGCACCCAGTTGCCACCATCGGTGCTGGAAGAAAAGCTCGCTGCCGTTTCCAGGGATGGCGGCCGCGTGCTGATCGACCCTGACATCGCCGCCTATGCGCTGGCCGAGATCATCCGCAAGGCGGGCGGCGAAGTGGTGGAGGGCGCCGATCCCGCCAAGCTGCCGCGTGCGGTGAAGAACGACGTCGAGATCAACGGCTCGGCCGCCGCGCATCTGCAGGACGGTGCGGCGATGGTGGAATTCCTCTATTGGCTGTCGCAGACCAAGCCCGGCACGGTGAGCGAGATCACGGCCGCCGAGCATCTCGAAGCGGCGCGCGCCCGCGTCGGCCAGAGCGTGCAGAACCCGCTGAAGGACATTTCCTTCGACACGATTTCGGGCGCCGGCGAACATGCGGCGATCATGCATTACCGCGTGACGACCGAGACCAACCGGATGATCGAGGCCGGCGAACTCTTTTTGATCGATTCCGGCGCGCAATATATCAACGGTACGACCGACATCACCCGCACCGTCGGCATCGGCAGAGTTTCGGAAGAGCATCGGCGCTTCTTCACGCTGGTGCTGAAGGGGATGATAGAGATCAGCACCGCGCGTTTCCCGAAGGGCACGCGCGGCTGCGATCTCGATCCGCTGGCGCGCATCGCACTGTGGCGGGCCGGCGCCGATTTCGCTCACGGCACAGGCCACGGCGTCGGCTCCTATCTCTCGGTGCATGAGGGGCCGCAGCGCATCTCCAGGCTGTCGACACAGGAACTGCTGCCCGGCATGATCCTTTCGAACGAGCCGGGCTATTACCGGCCCGGCAGCTTCGGCATCCGCATCGAGAACCTGATCTATGTGCGCGGGGCCGAGGAGATCGAGGGCGGCGATGCGCCGATGCTCGGATTCGAGACGCTGACTTTCTGCCCGATCGACCGCAGTCTCGTCATTCCCGAGCTTCTGACCCACGACGAGCTGCACTGGTTCAACGACTATCATCGCCGCACATGCGAGGCGCTGATGCCGCTCATCCACGATCACGATGTCAGGGCGTGGCTCGAAAACGCGACGCTGCCGCTGGAATATTGA
- a CDS encoding bifunctional deaminase-reductase domain protein (PFAM: bifunctional deaminase-reductase domain protein~KEGG: rec:RHECIAT_CH0002973 probable riboflavin biosynthesis protein) — protein sequence MRKLVAAAFVSLDGVMQAPGGPREDPTGGFTQGGWTVNYWDEPMGQFMGGIFTDPFELVLGRKTYEIFAAHWPFVGKDDPIGKVFNAVTKYVATTSTQPLTWANSVALRGDAAAEIARLKQQDGPALLTQGSSGLLQTLLAHDLIDELRLLTFPLVLGPGKRLFGQGAKPEALKLTANTISTTGVIMSVYERAGAIKTGTFELAQPSEAEIERRERMKREG from the coding sequence ATGAGAAAGCTTGTTGCTGCAGCCTTCGTCAGTTTGGACGGTGTCATGCAGGCGCCGGGCGGGCCGCGGGAGGATCCGACCGGCGGCTTCACGCAGGGCGGCTGGACCGTTAACTATTGGGACGAGCCGATGGGCCAGTTCATGGGCGGGATCTTTACCGATCCCTTCGAACTGGTGCTCGGCCGCAAGACCTACGAAATCTTCGCCGCGCACTGGCCCTTCGTAGGGAAAGACGATCCGATTGGCAAGGTCTTCAACGCCGTGACCAAATATGTCGCGACCACTTCCACGCAGCCGCTCACCTGGGCAAATTCCGTCGCTCTGCGCGGCGATGCAGCTGCCGAAATCGCCCGGTTGAAGCAGCAGGATGGCCCCGCCCTCCTGACACAGGGCAGCAGCGGCCTGTTGCAGACCCTATTGGCGCATGACCTGATCGACGAGCTCCGGCTTCTGACTTTCCCGCTCGTGCTTGGCCCGGGCAAACGCCTGTTCGGTCAAGGCGCCAAGCCGGAGGCGCTGAAGCTCACCGCCAACACGATATCGACGACGGGCGTGATCATGAGCGTCTACGAGCGTGCCGGCGCAATCAAGACAGGCACATTCGAGCTGGCGCAGCCCTCGGAGGCTGAGATCGAACGCCGGGAGCGAATGAAGCGCGAAGGCTGA
- a CDS encoding conserved hypothetical protein (KEGG: ret:RHE_CH02823 hypothetical protein) yields the protein MVWLALASALCWFETVWRDEVRALSLALQGDNFIDMLRQMHGEGHPALWYILLRAAYVLVGSPVVLKIVALTIAATAAYLLVFRLKLPLSIMLLSLFSSFSVYDYAAMSRNYGISMLVIFLIVLSWEKGTRNGLLLGLLFALQANTNVHSVVLVGGFLAYWFFDLILARPRPAVTEYRAFATAAAIAAVGIVLCFVTVYPTFNDTGQNDLSGKNFALLALGALAAPSSHFMEFYPNSVLELVVAYPLASRIFAALMSVLIYGSLLALAHRRPAMIAAGLILVGLSLLFTLVYPGGYRHQALWLVFMIAITALTTHTQRERTRAAGIEAAGGFVKFGRLCFLILLALQVVSGIEKINQAFIAEIPLSRSKDLGAFIQSRPDLKDAVIMADPDYLVEALPYYVPNRTYLLREERFGAIVRYTRNARLSLSLADILQTAHRLQQSEHVPVVILLSQRLDQITAPVSLRESYVWRLSLTPEDISAFQSATNLIKRFGTVAGSDETFDVYVLK from the coding sequence ATGGTCTGGCTTGCGTTGGCGTCTGCGCTTTGCTGGTTCGAAACGGTCTGGCGTGACGAAGTTCGTGCTTTGTCACTCGCCCTCCAGGGGGATAATTTCATCGATATGCTTCGCCAGATGCATGGCGAGGGTCATCCTGCTCTCTGGTATATCCTGCTGCGCGCCGCCTATGTTCTGGTCGGCTCACCTGTCGTCCTAAAGATCGTCGCACTGACGATTGCAGCGACCGCGGCCTATCTTCTTGTTTTCAGGCTGAAACTGCCGCTTTCCATCATGCTGCTGTCGCTGTTCAGCAGCTTTTCGGTTTACGATTATGCCGCGATGTCGCGAAATTACGGCATCAGCATGCTGGTGATTTTCCTTATCGTCCTGAGTTGGGAGAAAGGAACACGCAACGGGCTATTGCTCGGCCTATTGTTTGCCTTGCAGGCAAATACCAACGTCCATTCGGTCGTCCTCGTCGGCGGCTTCCTCGCCTATTGGTTTTTCGACTTAATTCTGGCGCGGCCAAGGCCTGCTGTGACAGAATATCGGGCCTTTGCGACAGCCGCTGCCATTGCCGCGGTTGGAATTGTTCTATGTTTCGTAACAGTCTATCCGACCTTCAACGATACGGGGCAGAACGATCTCAGTGGCAAGAATTTCGCTTTGCTTGCCCTTGGTGCACTCGCCGCGCCCAGTTCCCATTTTATGGAATTCTATCCCAACAGCGTCCTTGAACTGGTCGTGGCATATCCGCTGGCCTCCCGGATTTTCGCAGCGTTGATGTCCGTGCTCATCTATGGCAGCCTGCTGGCGCTGGCGCACCGGCGGCCGGCGATGATCGCAGCCGGACTGATTCTCGTAGGGCTTTCGCTGCTTTTTACGCTTGTCTATCCCGGTGGATACAGACATCAGGCGCTCTGGCTGGTTTTCATGATCGCGATCACCGCCTTGACCACACATACTCAGCGCGAGCGGACGCGCGCTGCCGGCATCGAGGCTGCCGGCGGCTTCGTAAAGTTCGGACGTCTCTGCTTCCTGATATTGCTGGCGCTACAGGTCGTGTCCGGTATCGAAAAGATCAATCAGGCCTTCATCGCCGAAATACCCCTGAGCCGAAGCAAGGATCTCGGTGCGTTCATTCAATCGCGCCCCGATCTCAAGGATGCGGTCATTATGGCGGATCCCGACTACCTGGTGGAAGCCTTGCCCTATTACGTCCCCAACCGCACCTATCTTCTGCGGGAGGAGCGGTTCGGCGCCATCGTGCGATATACCCGCAACGCCCGGCTTTCGCTCAGCCTTGCCGATATTCTGCAAACGGCACATCGATTGCAGCAGAGTGAACATGTGCCGGTCGTCATTCTTCTTTCGCAGCGGCTTGATCAGATTACTGCGCCCGTCTCCCTGCGTGAAAGCTACGTTTGGCGATTGTCTCTGACGCCGGAAGACATTTCTGCATTCCAGAGCGCGACAAACCTCATCAAGCGCTTCGGCACGGTTGCCGGAAGCGATGAGACGTTCGACGTCTACGTGCTGAAATAA
- a CDS encoding CreA family protein (PFAM: CreA family protein~KEGG: rec:RHECIAT_CH0002982 hypothetical conserved protein, CreA family) — MSRLRNLLLAAFSFAALSTGAASAEVVGKVGVDWIGNDIIVEAVSDPEVKGVTCHVTYFDRSLIDRLKNGNWFEDPSNNSIACRQTGPIEIGNIDLSKDGSEVFRQGMSLIWKTLVVNRIYDKTNDTLIYLAHSRELTDGSAKMSISTIPLYGQSVTWKNGKPQ, encoded by the coding sequence ATGTCCAGACTGCGCAATCTTCTCCTCGCCGCCTTCTCTTTCGCCGCCCTTTCCACAGGTGCTGCCTCGGCCGAAGTCGTCGGCAAGGTTGGGGTCGACTGGATCGGCAACGACATCATCGTCGAGGCGGTCTCCGACCCTGAGGTCAAGGGCGTTACCTGCCACGTCACCTATTTCGACCGCAGCCTGATCGACCGGCTCAAGAACGGCAACTGGTTCGAGGACCCGTCCAACAACTCCATTGCCTGCCGGCAGACCGGGCCGATCGAGATCGGCAATATCGACCTGTCCAAGGATGGCAGCGAGGTGTTTCGCCAGGGCATGTCGCTGATCTGGAAGACTCTGGTCGTCAACCGCATCTACGACAAGACGAACGACACGCTGATCTATCTCGCTCATTCGCGCGAACTGACCGACGGCTCGGCGAAGATGTCGATCTCGACCATTCCGCTCTATGGGCAAAGCGTGACCTGGAAGAACGGGAAGCCGCAATAG
- a CDS encoding electron transport protein SCO1/SenC (PFAM: electron transport protein SCO1/SenC~KEGG: rec:RHECIAT_CH0002979 cytochrome c oxidase assembly factor protein), with protein sequence MKTFRIAVWVGVLILAGFLGAFTLDLTKSKDVVAEPPFGVPFTLVSQNGQPITEQALRGKPTALFFGFTHCPEVCPTTLFELNGWMEKVDPKGDKLQAYFVTVDPERDTPEIMNEYVSNVSKRITGISGAPDKIAEVIKGFRVYAKKVPVDEKDPNGDYTMDHTASVFLLDSAGRFSGTIAYGENPDTAVKKLENLVNKG encoded by the coding sequence ATGAAGACATTCCGCATCGCCGTTTGGGTCGGTGTCCTGATACTTGCCGGGTTTCTCGGAGCGTTTACGCTCGACCTGACGAAGTCGAAGGATGTGGTGGCCGAACCGCCCTTCGGCGTACCCTTCACCCTGGTCTCCCAGAACGGACAGCCGATCACCGAGCAGGCGCTGCGCGGCAAGCCGACGGCGCTGTTTTTCGGCTTCACCCATTGCCCGGAAGTCTGCCCGACGACGCTTTTCGAGCTGAACGGCTGGATGGAGAAGGTCGATCCGAAGGGCGACAAGCTGCAGGCCTATTTCGTGACCGTCGATCCGGAGCGCGACACGCCTGAGATCATGAACGAATACGTCTCCAACGTTTCCAAGCGCATCACCGGCATTTCCGGCGCGCCTGACAAGATCGCCGAGGTTATCAAGGGGTTCCGCGTCTACGCCAAGAAGGTGCCGGTCGACGAGAAGGATCCGAATGGCGACTATACGATGGATCACACCGCCTCGGTCTTCCTGCTTGATTCGGCCGGGCGGTTTTCCGGAACAATCGCCTATGGCGAAAACCCGGACACGGCGGTAAAGAAGCTAGAGAATCTCGTCAACAAGGGGTGA
- a CDS encoding branched-chain amino acid transport (PFAM: branched-chain amino acid transport~KEGG: rec:RHECIAT_CH0002976 hypothetical conserved membrane protein), whose amino-acid sequence MEFDLHMALVILAAAAATFATRIGGYILITRMKSIPPRMEAALNAVPAAVLTTLVAPAFFIGGWESKLALIVALFIGLRFSHTWMLVAAWIVVMTWRHTIGV is encoded by the coding sequence ATGGAATTCGATCTACACATGGCGCTCGTTATCCTCGCCGCAGCCGCCGCCACCTTCGCCACCCGCATCGGCGGCTATATCCTCATCACCCGAATGAAGAGCATCCCCCCGCGCATGGAGGCGGCGCTGAATGCCGTGCCGGCCGCCGTGCTGACGACGCTGGTTGCCCCCGCTTTCTTCATCGGCGGCTGGGAATCGAAGCTGGCGCTGATCGTCGCCCTCTTCATCGGCCTGCGCTTCAGCCATACATGGATGCTGGTCGCCGCCTGGATCGTCGTGATGACCTGGCGCCACACGATCGGCGTCTGA
- a CDS encoding hypothetical protein (KEGG: casA; calcium-binding protein) — MTSVSSLGSTLTQYQSPLSSLDKNGDGVISADELAAASQSSTSATASTDSDDSSTDIVKKITADILSLMLSMQKTDGSDDQGDGGDQSEGASKGVFAAMDTNGDGKLTESEFLAADPNSIKTSGDSDPLLTKVLSDMQTALQAYRNTYGASAAAGDSAADNVAAA; from the coding sequence GTGACCAGTGTTTCATCTCTCGGCAGCACCTTAACTCAATATCAGTCTCCGCTTTCCAGTCTGGACAAGAATGGCGACGGCGTCATTTCGGCGGACGAGTTGGCCGCCGCCTCGCAGTCCTCGACTTCGGCCACGGCGTCGACCGACAGCGACGACAGCAGCACCGATATCGTCAAGAAGATTACCGCCGACATCCTGTCGCTGATGCTGTCCATGCAGAAGACCGACGGCAGTGACGATCAGGGCGACGGCGGCGATCAGAGCGAGGGCGCTTCCAAGGGTGTCTTCGCCGCAATGGATACGAATGGCGACGGCAAGTTGACCGAGTCTGAATTTCTTGCCGCCGATCCGAACAGCATCAAGACTTCAGGCGACAGCGATCCGCTCCTGACCAAAGTGCTGAGCGACATGCAGACGGCCCTTCAGGCCTACCGCAATACCTACGGCGCTTCCGCCGCAGCAGGTGATTCTGCAGCCGACAACGTGGCGGCGGCCTAG
- a CDS encoding conserved hypothetical protein (KEGG: ret:RHE_CH02824 hypothetical protein): MKKIEFSKEEKAEIVSRIRAYFDRELDPIGALPAEFLLDFFAEEIGPYFYNRGLRDAQAALLQRMEDLAEDIHLLEREEKF, encoded by the coding sequence ATGAAGAAGATCGAGTTTTCGAAGGAAGAAAAGGCTGAGATCGTTTCGCGCATCCGCGCTTATTTCGACCGGGAACTCGATCCCATCGGTGCATTGCCGGCTGAATTCCTGCTTGACTTCTTCGCCGAGGAGATAGGGCCGTACTTCTACAATCGAGGGCTAAGAGATGCCCAGGCCGCCTTGTTGCAGAGAATGGAAGACCTAGCCGAAGACATCCATCTTCTTGAGAGGGAGGAAAAATTCTAA
- a CDS encoding Nicotinamidase (PFAM: isochorismatase hydrolase~KEGG: ret:RHE_CH02821 pyrazinamidase/nicotinamidase protein): MKALLLVDIQNGFCPGGNLPVPEGDKVVPVANRLIDSGKYDLIVASQDWHPPGHGSFASAHPGAAPFEMGELSGKPQMMWPDHCMQGTLDAELHPELKSEEIDLIQQKGEDPDIDSYSAFRDNDRDASTGLSDFLEDQGVTDLDVCGLATDYCVKFSALDALEMMPGVRVRFIEDASRGITPEGVAAAIEEMRAHGIAIVDSTKILAG; the protein is encoded by the coding sequence ATGAAAGCGCTGCTGCTCGTCGATATTCAGAACGGCTTCTGTCCGGGCGGCAATCTGCCGGTGCCGGAGGGCGACAAGGTGGTTCCCGTCGCAAACAGACTGATCGACAGCGGCAAATACGATCTGATCGTCGCCTCGCAGGACTGGCATCCGCCGGGCCACGGCAGCTTCGCCTCCGCCCATCCCGGTGCCGCCCCCTTCGAGATGGGAGAACTGTCGGGCAAGCCGCAGATGATGTGGCCCGACCACTGCATGCAGGGTACGCTCGATGCCGAACTGCACCCCGAGCTCAAATCCGAAGAGATCGACCTGATTCAGCAGAAGGGCGAGGATCCTGATATCGACAGCTATTCGGCCTTCCGCGACAATGACCGCGATGCCTCGACCGGCCTTTCCGATTTCCTTGAGGATCAGGGCGTCACCGACCTCGACGTCTGCGGGCTGGCGACCGACTATTGCGTCAAGTTCTCCGCGCTCGACGCGCTGGAGATGATGCCGGGTGTCCGCGTCCGCTTCATCGAGGATGCAAGCCGCGGCATCACGCCCGAAGGCGTCGCCGCCGCCATCGAGGAGATGCGGGCGCATGGCATCGCGATCGTCGACAGCACCAAGATCCTGGCCGGCTAG
- a CDS encoding CheW protein (PFAM: CheW domain protein~SMART: CheW domain protein~KEGG: rec:RHECIAT_CH0002981 chemotaxis signal transduction protein): MNNNNAIKQSGAYLEIVSFHLGDQEFCIDIMAIREIRGWAPVTPMPHTPPYVLGLINLRGAVIPVIDMACRLGMKMTEPSERSAIIVTDIAGKLVGLLVEQVSDMMTIKSEDLQPPPEIIPEAQRAFCRGIVALEKTMVCFLNLDTVIADELTQAA; the protein is encoded by the coding sequence ATGAACAACAATAACGCCATCAAGCAGTCGGGCGCTTATCTCGAAATCGTTTCGTTCCACCTGGGCGATCAGGAATTCTGCATCGACATCATGGCCATCCGCGAAATCCGCGGCTGGGCGCCGGTGACGCCGATGCCGCACACCCCGCCCTACGTCTTGGGTCTCATCAACCTGCGCGGCGCCGTGATCCCCGTTATCGACATGGCCTGCCGCCTCGGCATGAAGATGACCGAGCCCTCCGAGCGCTCGGCGATCATCGTCACCGACATCGCCGGCAAGCTGGTCGGCCTGCTGGTCGAGCAGGTTTCCGACATGATGACCATCAAGAGCGAAGACCTTCAGCCGCCGCCGGAAATCATCCCGGAAGCCCAGCGCGCTTTCTGCCGCGGCATCGTCGCGCTCGAAAAGACCATGGTCTGCTTCCTGAACCTCGACACGGTCATTGCCGACGAGTTGACGCAGGCCGCCTGA
- a CDS encoding AzlC family protein (PFAM: AzlC family protein~KEGG: rec:RHECIAT_CH0002975 putative branched-chain amino acid permease (azaleucine resistance) protein) encodes MNRADFVEGLRGGSAVALASAPFGALFGALAVENGMSLSEAAFMSATVYAGASQMVGIELFGHNVHAWLIVLSILAVNFRHVLYSAALARYIGHFTPVQKFFTFFLLVDPQFAEAVKRAESGRQLTFAWYFGFAIIIYIPWVLISVAGGMLGGFIGDPKAIGLDILLPAYFLGIVLGFRKRDNFLPVALVSAVASVFAYRYVGSPWHVSLGAAAGIVLAAVLPLPPQQPDLEADALQSEVHEV; translated from the coding sequence ATGAATCGCGCCGACTTTGTTGAAGGTTTGCGAGGCGGCTCCGCCGTTGCGCTGGCATCGGCGCCCTTTGGCGCGCTCTTCGGAGCGCTTGCGGTCGAAAATGGCATGTCGCTCTCCGAAGCCGCCTTCATGAGCGCCACCGTCTATGCCGGCGCCAGCCAGATGGTTGGCATCGAACTCTTCGGTCACAATGTCCACGCCTGGCTGATTGTGCTGTCGATCCTCGCCGTCAATTTCCGCCACGTGCTCTATTCGGCGGCGCTGGCGCGCTACATCGGCCACTTCACGCCGGTGCAGAAATTCTTCACCTTCTTCCTGCTCGTCGATCCGCAATTCGCCGAAGCAGTAAAGCGCGCCGAGAGCGGCCGGCAACTCACCTTCGCCTGGTATTTCGGCTTTGCCATCATCATCTACATTCCCTGGGTGCTGATCAGCGTCGCCGGCGGCATGCTCGGCGGCTTCATCGGCGATCCCAAGGCCATCGGCCTCGACATCCTGCTGCCGGCCTATTTCCTCGGCATCGTCCTCGGCTTCCGCAAGCGAGACAATTTCCTGCCTGTGGCGCTCGTCAGCGCAGTGGCTTCCGTGTTCGCCTACCGTTACGTCGGCTCGCCCTGGCATGTCAGCCTCGGTGCTGCCGCCGGCATCGTGCTCGCCGCCGTGCTGCCTTTGCCGCCGCAACAGCCAGACCTCGAAGCCGACGCCCTTCAATCCGAAGTGCACGAGGTCTGA
- a CDS encoding Exonuclease RNase T and DNA polymerase III (PFAM: Exonuclease RNase T and DNA polymerase III~SMART: Exonuclease~KEGG: ret:RHE_CH02833 DNA polymerase III, epsilon subunit protein) has translation MLILKTIAIDFETANEQRGSACSVGLAWIEDGRVTRVEERLIRPREMRFSGMNIAIHGIRPEHVEDAPEFPEVMDEFHEDISGATMIAHNAAFDFSVWRASLDLYRQSYPELTYLCSLKMAQRIWPHFLSHRLNLIAEHLGLRFVHHNAAEDAAVCAAAAIEMARAVKAHTVHAIPSLIGMKPGRLTAQAYEPCTCRKG, from the coding sequence TTGCTGATTTTGAAGACCATCGCGATTGACTTCGAGACGGCGAACGAGCAGCGCGGCAGCGCCTGTTCCGTCGGCCTTGCCTGGATCGAGGACGGCAGGGTGACGCGCGTCGAGGAGCGGCTGATCCGGCCGCGAGAGATGCGCTTTTCCGGGATGAACATCGCAATCCACGGCATCCGGCCGGAGCATGTCGAGGATGCGCCCGAGTTTCCCGAGGTGATGGACGAGTTTCACGAGGATATCAGCGGCGCGACGATGATCGCGCACAATGCCGCCTTCGATTTCAGCGTCTGGCGGGCGAGCCTCGATCTCTACCGGCAATCCTATCCGGAGCTTACCTATCTCTGCAGCCTGAAGATGGCGCAGCGGATCTGGCCGCATTTCCTCTCGCACCGGCTGAACCTGATCGCCGAGCATCTCGGCCTGCGTTTCGTGCACCACAACGCCGCTGAAGATGCCGCCGTCTGCGCAGCGGCCGCCATCGAGATGGCAAGGGCGGTCAAGGCCCATACCGTCCACGCCATACCGTCGTTGATCGGCATGAAGCCAGGTCGGCTGACGGCGCAGGCCTATGAGCCCTGCACCTGCCGAAAAGGCTGA
- a CDS encoding ribosomal L11 methyltransferase (PFAM: ribosomal L11 methyltransferase; Methyltransferase type 12; methyltransferase small; Methyltransferase type 11~KEGG: rec:RHECIAT_CH0002978 ribosomal protein L11 methyltransferase protein) — protein sequence MSEIRLYVTTTESKAEEILDLLSTVFGEEDFAIGTTEIDEKKDIWEASIYMMAEDETEVQSRVEDALKASFPAARLEREVIPEIDWVVKSLEGLKPVRAGRFLVHGSHDRNKIRPGDIAIEIDAGQAFGTGHHGTTAGCLEVIDAVVRSRLVRNALDLGTGSGVLAIAVRKLRNIPVLATDIDPIATKVAAENVRRNGIASGIVTRTAPGFHSTAFSEQGPFDLIIANILARPLIRMAPKLATHLAPGGSVILSGILAGQRWKVIAAYSGARLRHVRTIWRNGWVTIHLDRP from the coding sequence GTGAGTGAAATCCGCCTTTACGTGACGACGACCGAAAGCAAGGCCGAAGAGATCCTCGACCTTCTGAGCACGGTCTTCGGTGAAGAAGACTTTGCCATCGGCACCACCGAGATCGATGAGAAGAAGGATATCTGGGAAGCCTCGATCTATATGATGGCCGAGGACGAGACTGAGGTGCAATCCCGGGTCGAGGACGCATTGAAGGCCTCTTTCCCCGCGGCCCGGCTGGAACGGGAAGTCATCCCCGAAATCGACTGGGTGGTGAAATCGCTGGAGGGACTGAAGCCCGTCAGGGCAGGGCGTTTCCTGGTGCATGGCTCGCATGACCGCAATAAGATCCGCCCCGGCGACATTGCCATCGAGATCGATGCCGGCCAGGCCTTCGGCACTGGCCATCACGGAACGACGGCCGGCTGCCTCGAGGTGATCGATGCCGTGGTGCGCTCGCGCCTGGTCCGCAACGCGCTCGATCTCGGCACCGGCAGCGGCGTACTGGCGATTGCGGTGCGCAAGCTCAGGAACATACCGGTGCTTGCGACCGACATCGATCCGATCGCGACGAAGGTGGCGGCCGAGAACGTGCGCCGCAACGGCATCGCCTCGGGCATCGTCACCAGGACCGCACCGGGCTTTCATTCGACCGCCTTTTCAGAGCAGGGTCCCTTCGATCTCATCATCGCCAATATTCTCGCGCGGCCGCTGATCCGCATGGCGCCGAAGCTTGCGACGCATCTTGCGCCTGGCGGATCAGTTATTCTCTCCGGCATCCTTGCCGGGCAACGCTGGAAGGTGATTGCCGCCTATAGTGGCGCGAGGCTTCGCCATGTCAGAACCATCTGGCGCAATGGCTGGGTGACTATTCATCTCGATCGGCCTTGA